TGCTATGCAGCAAATAGCAATTAAAACACTTCTCTACTTCTGTGAAATCTTCCAAACTTTCCAAAGATGAAAAACTACTCCAGCTAGTTGTTAATGCAGATTAAATATTTTACTACCTTAAGAAAGCACTTGtactgttgtgtgtgtgtgtgtgtgtgtgtgtgtgtgtgtgtgtgtgtgtgtgtttggtagaaGTATGTAATACAGTGCTATATGTGTTCCATGAAAGGGTAACTCCTAATTACGGGATAGAAATACTGTTTTTCCTTAGAGAAATGATTTGCTTTGGGTCCTGAGTAAATCTGACGTGTTTCCTTTTGAACACTTTTGGAGCCAGTGTTTGTAAATGTGGTGAAGTTCATTTCTAGACGGGCCTGGACTGGAGCTGTGAGTCTTGAATCACTGCACAGTGCtctaattgtatttttattttacttagaaaataATTCCTAGATTGAGTCTCTCGTGGCTTTATAAATAATCTATAGAGTTTTAGACACTGATGTATACAAGCATTATACTTTCCTGCTCTGCCACAGAGGAAAGATTTTCCTATATGGGTCCAAAAATTAAGATGTAGAGCAATAGAAAATTGGTTACATGGCCTCAGATTCTTTGGTCCCACAATATCTAAGGTGAAGAGTAAAATCTGAAGCTTCTTTTGTGATTGCCCAGGTTTTCACAGTGAAGGGCACACATTATCAATACCTCTTTAGCCACTGCAGGGAAGGCTGAGAAAGCTTCCAATTGCAAATGAAGTTGCAGGCTTAAAATGTTAACTTTACAAGTGAAGAGGTttcaaaagttaataaaaatccactttttttcctttgggtttgTACCTAATGTAATCATCTTAAATtcgaactttttttttttttttcctttttaaagtagcCATAAAAACGACCTTCCAACATTTAATGGCTCTTCTTGAAAATCAATTGTTTTGATCTCTGGGGAACATGTAAACAAACTAACCTATCTGTGGGACTAGTCGGTAAAGGATGCTTAACAATGAGGAAGTCTAGATGGGGATTAAAGCCAATACTGAAAGAATTCAGAATACCAAGGAAAAGACTTCTCTGAAGCCCAGACACAGGAGGAAGGGATCTACCTGGGAGGTCTTCTTAATAGAAATCTTGGTAGTTTATTATTAAGCAAAGGAAATTCACTCTCTGCAGCTTAGGGGGAAACTGCATGCATCCTTATTTTAAAGGGACAACATTTGTACTATACAGTGTTATAGATTAGATATAAACTCTGGACACTTTCCTTCCAACTGCAATTCTTGGGTAAAGTTGCAAGCACAGGGTGACAGATTTTCTGTGACTCTCCCATTTACCTGCCCTTTGTCATATTTCAGCTACCCTGGGGGACACCATGATGACTTCCGCAGCAATAACTGGGCAGCTCTCTGGCATCGCTGGCAACTGTACTGCACTGCCACACTCTTTCACTGTGCATTTCGAGATATCCTGCAAGGCACATTGCCACTTATGTATTCACTTGGCCTCCCCGAGGAACATCAGAGGACTCCTTCCTAAGTCTAGAACTCAATCCCTGCTCAAACCCAGGGGAGAGAAAAGGTTAGAGATGGGAGGGGGCGTCCTCACCGAGCCCACCGGCGAGTCACGCGTCGTACCTTGTCCGACTGGGGGCTGATGGCGGTGCCGAACCTGCAGTAGGTCACGAAGTGCTCGCAATTGTTCCACAGTAGGCTGTAGGAAGTCGTGCCCAGCAGCTTCTCCGCCCTCTGCGCCACCTCTTCGTTTAGCAGCGCCTTTTTCTTGAGGGACTTGTCCAGGTGATTGACCAGGATGTCGGCACCGTAGGCAAAATCCTCCACCGTGTCCACGCGGATGCTGGCCACCTTGACAATGACGCCCAGGACGAGACGCTTGTTAGAGACCACCTTCTGCGTGAGCCCCTTGTCATCGGTCAGGGCCAACAGGATGTCCGGCATCATGTGCGCGACACGGTTGTCGCCCAGGTAGATGCCATAGTGTGTGAAGTTGGTCCGGGGCACCTCCAGCACGTCGCCGCGGAGGAAAGAGTTTACACTGTAAGTGGTCATTGCCTTGTTCTCACCCGGGGTGCCCGAACTGAAGAGCTTGAAGTTGGAGATGAGGAGCAGCTTCTCCAGCACTAGGGACACCGCCTCCAGCATCGGGTTCTTCATCCTGCAGGGAAAAGGGAGTTTTAGGGGGACTGCCGCCCCTCGGGCGCCGGCCGGGACTGGCAAGGTGAGCTGGCGAGACAGGGCGCTGCGCCGCTGCTCACCTGCCAGCCAGCCGCTCCGGGCCGCGGGGCAAGGCGGCTGCGGAGGAGGGAGGGcgagaaaaaagggagagggagaagccTGGAGATTGGCTTGCCCGAACCTCACTGCGGACTGAGAAGGATAAGGAACCGGCGGCGGTGGCTGGTGGCTGGACAGTGGGACCCGCGCCGCAGGCAGCAGGCGGGGACCAGCACCTGGTGGCCGGGCCGAGGCGCAGGGCCGCGCGCGGTGCTCTGCGTGGCGAAGTCTCTAAGGCCTTTTATTGCCGTCGAGGGGGCGGGGCCGAATGCCGTCACAAACCCAGCGAGAGCGCTGATTGGGCGCCGGCGGCGAGCGCCGAGCGCCGCGGGGACGGCCGGTACTCAAGGCTCTTTGCAAGCAACAAGAAGCCTCTCGGCTTCGGGGGTTCCGCCCCGCGACCCCTTTACAAGCACAGGCTTCCTCTCGCATTCGAAACTTTAGCACTTCCCGCCTCTAAGCGGCCGTGTTTGGAGAGTAGAGGCCGAGCGTGGCCGCACAAAAGATCCTGCACCTGTCTAGAGTGGGGCGCGTTCTGGGCACTTTCTGGGACGTTTTTGGTGGAAATTCCCCTGGAACGAGATTTCTGAGCAGAGTCACCTCCCTCTAAAAGGTTGGCTACCCGGAGACCAAGGCTTACTCAAATGTTTGCATTTACTCTGAGAAGTGTGAGCGCCTCGAAAGCCTGCAGACTCCCTCCTAAGCTCCGGAGAGCGGTAGTCCCGCACACCGCGCAACTTTCTACCCTTTAAAAGCCCCGAAGGACGCTTGCTTTGGGCTGGCGCGCGGGTAGGGAGCGACCCCGCGAGCCATCGGAACCCCAGGCGCCTCGGCGCTCCGAGGCACCAGTGACCGTTGAGCGACCCGCTCCCAACGGTCAGCGAGTAAAACGGCGAAGCGCCCAACGTCCTCCCGGAGAGCCGGATTAATGTCGAAGTTTTATTTCTTCGGCTTTAGGGGTCACATGGACCCAGCTTCGGTTCACCCACCGAAACTTTGCCGCTCCCTTTTAAAGCGCAGCCCTCCGAGGTGGCGAGGAAGGAAGAGGCACTGAGTTCCTCGCCCGAGCGCCTGCGGCGGGCCCCAGGTGCACCGGCGAGGGGCCCTGGGGAGCGCCCGGGCCCGGGAGCTGCGGGCGCGACGTCCGCCCTGGGCTCCGCACGCGGTGTCCCGACCCAGCGCAGAGTTCCGCGATAACACATTATGTAAATGCTTGAATTCCTCGGACAAAGGCCACAATGGAGAGCCTCGGTTGCCTCCACAAAGCCGCCCAGTGCGGGGCTAATAGGTTTCGTC
The Camelus bactrianus isolate YW-2024 breed Bactrian camel chromosome 2, ASM4877302v1, whole genome shotgun sequence genome window above contains:
- the LRAT gene encoding lecithin retinol acyltransferase isoform X3; this encodes MKNPMLEAVSLVLEKLLLISNFKLFSSGTPGENKAMTTYSVNSFLRGDVLEVPRTNFTHYGIYLGDNRVAHMMPDILLALTDDKGLTQKVVSNKRLVLGVIVKVASIRVDTVEDFAYGADILVNHLDKSLKKKALLNEEVAQRAEKLLGTTSYSLLWNNCEHFVTYCRFGTAISPQSDKVRRVTRRWARFVRM
- the LRAT gene encoding lecithin retinol acyltransferase isoform X1, with protein sequence MKNPMLEAVSLVLEKLLLISNFKLFSSGTPGENKAMTTYSVNSFLRGDVLEVPRTNFTHYGIYLGDNRVAHMMPDILLALTDDKGLTQKVVSNKRLVLGVIVKVASIRVDTVEDFAYGADILVNHLDKSLKKKALLNEEVAQRAEKLLGTTSYSLLWNNCEHFVTYCRFGTAISPQSDKFCENVKIIIRDQRSVLASAVLGLASIVCLGMASYTTLPAIFIPFCLWMAG
- the LRAT gene encoding lecithin retinol acyltransferase isoform X2, which translates into the protein MKNPMLEAVSLVLEKLLLISNFKLFSSGTPGENKAMTTYSVNSFLRGDVLEVPRTNFTHYGIYLGDNRVAHMMPDILLALTDDKGLTQKVVSNKRLVLGVIVKVASIRVDTVEDFAYGADILVNHLDKSLKKKALLNEEVAQRAEKLLGTTSYSLLWNNCEHFVTYCRFGTAISPQSDKGMGYDNQIRLCVPFGFETDEKVIIMSVTKL